The DNA sequence TATCTACTCGTCATCATCTTCTTCTTGGGTTTTTGGTGTATTGCCATAAATAGCATCCACTTCTTCTGAAAGTGAACTAATCTCATCTATTGCGTCTTCATAGGCTTCCACTTTTTCATCACAGTCCTCAGTGGCTTCAGCATTAGCTGTTGCTTCATGGAGAGAATCTTCTATCATATAGGCTTTAAAAGGCATACCGTAGTTGTAAACTATTTCTCCACCGTGTTTTCCTTGCAAAAGTGTTGTTGCTGTTGCTGCAAGTAAAAGAAGAATGGCCAATGCCTGCACAGCAAAATTTTTCATTTTATATCCGACTATCTGCACCAATGCGATAATACCCGTTGCTATTGCCAGATACAGCCCAAGCTCTTTATGTTCCAGGAGTTCTTCTTTACCGGCTTTGCTCAGATAATCAAAAATTTCCGGTCCGGCCTGATTCCCTGTATACCAGGCTACTGTCATTGCAAGTGCTGCCGCAAGTGTCATTATAAGAGAAGTTTTCGACATCATTTCACTTTTGCTGTAAAGATAAACAAGTCCAAAAACTGAAGCAACTACAGGTAAAGCCATCGCAAAGTGTACGGTTGCAGGGTGTAACATCATAGTAAATCCTTTGTATTTGAGTTTAGAAAATTATATTAAAACATTCAAATTTATTTTTTAGTTAATTATAATAATAAATTATCTTAAGATGAAATTTATCTATCTTTTTTTTCCATCGCATCTTTGGCTGACTTTATTGCACTGCCAAGTGCTGCCCGGGCAACTTCCCATGCCTGTATGCCCATTTTTTTGGCTTCCTGTGCCTTTGGCGAATGCAGGGCATTGTCTGCTTTCTTGGCTGCAATTTTTGCAAAGGCAGAAAACTTTTCTTTGATAACTTCAGCTGTTTCTTTGGAGATAAGAATAAGCTCTTCGAGATCATAACGCATTTCTTTGTTAAGTTCGAGAAGGATTTTTTTAATGTATTGTGAACT is a window from the Sulfurimonas hydrogeniphila genome containing:
- a CDS encoding DUF2231 domain-containing protein, whose translation is MMLHPATVHFAMALPVVASVFGLVYLYSKSEMMSKTSLIMTLAAALAMTVAWYTGNQAGPEIFDYLSKAGKEELLEHKELGLYLAIATGIIALVQIVGYKMKNFAVQALAILLLLAATATTLLQGKHGGEIVYNYGMPFKAYMIEDSLHEATANAEATEDCDEKVEAYEDAIDEISSLSEEVDAIYGNTPKTQEEDDDE